TGAGGACATTGGGACTTTCTTTGGCAATGACTATTGGAGGCTTCGGCTTGTTCTTCGACCCCGGCGGTCGACCTCGGGGACGGCGGCCACTACTACCTGGCTCAACGCTTTGTTGAGCTCCCGTGTTGGGGTCCTCGGCCTCGCGCTCATTGTCTCGGATATCTTCTTCTTCGATATTTTGCTTCTGTGGGGCAGCGTTGCTGGTGCTGCTCTTGGTTGGAGTAGTGTTTGCattgctgttgttgttgttggtaaTGTTGCCGTCCATGAATTCTTGCTCTCTTCTGGGTCCGAGCCGGTTTAATCCACCATTGTCATCTTCTGGGTTTCTGAGGTCAAGCGACAAGGCCGAGGACATGGGGTCCACCCCTGTCGTCGCAACATTTCCAGCCCACCAGCGATTCGCCATGTTCGGGTTTTGGCAGAGAGAAGAAGCTCTCACCTTTCAGAAAATCAAAGCCAGACGGAAAGACAAATCCAAGGACCAAATATACCCTCTTTATTACCTTTGttgcatttctttctctctcgaGTCTGCTATATTTGCCTTGCTGAATTTAACAATGATAAACACCCAACTCAGAAAGCTAGCTTGGATACCCACCGAACAGAGAGTATGGATCATAAAGtagtcttctttcttctttgtttgtttgctgTTTTTGTAGCTTTAGATGTTAATAAGAAGACCAAATCCAACAGATAAAATCCAAAACCTTATCATCCTCTTTTCTTCACTGAAATCCAGCCAGCCATCTTGCATGAATCACACTACACGAATGGGTTTCCCTTGTAGTGCATGAAAACCCTAAACGGTACCACTCCAAATTAATTGCGAAAATCAGATCCAGCAAACACTAAAGATGAATCATAGATAACCCACCTTACCAGAGCTCAATAACATCAAAGATCTAGCACCAATAATTTGCAACTTCAGATACAGGACAAACCTTTTCTCGCACGCCCTACAATAATCACAGAAAAAAGGAAGCCATTTTCATGAAACCTAGATACGTAAATCGGCAGTGCACATAGTTTTCCGTTATGAACATAAAAGAGGAGGAGATGAGGTACTACCTGTATGCTGCAGAGCAGATTAGTACGAAGCTACGAGATTTTCAGGCCTCTTACGGGGGGTCCCTTCCAGTTTCCTGAAGCAGGTTAAGCTGCGTTCTGATGCACGGCGTACGTCAAAGAATTTAGGGTCCGTTTTACCTGAGacatgagataattttagatatagattaaaagttaaataaaatatttttaaaattattattaattttaaattttaaaaaaattaaattatttattatatttaaaaaaattataatgatgaattacTGCTACATAACAagttatatacaattatataataaaataatgttattttaaatttgattttaacttttacttttaatttgatgtgtttaaatataataaaaaaataatattatatttaaaattgtctATAAATTATGAATGGATTGTTAGCACTAGGTAGGCGCTACAGTCGCTGCTCCGGAGCTCCTAattgttgtgttattttttttacatatatttttgtaatatttttaaatatttttttaaaaaataaagaatataatattatttaaaaatacttattaaattactagataaaaataaaaataaaaatgcagcgGGAGATCTAGCGGTGAGAGTTCCTTTTCTCAGCGACTATCCTATCAAAAAACGGggcttagagcattctcattggattagctaaaagctaaatctaatgagaatttagctattaggtggataaattgttcacattgaattagctatattctaaatatttggaatatagctacagtaatatccaaactaatttccaaatttggaagatactattcattcatcaaatcctttttatattatttctttctctttccttttaatattaattatttctctctccattttaaatgacaattgaaaaaatataattagaatacaattactaattaatatataatattatgaatagtaaaatatgataaaataaactaaattcataattaaaaaaattaaaaaattttcaaaattattaattactcattactatataatgaataaatagataattcaatttggagatttgatgtgaatagtcaaaattaaattcatcttatattattttattatcatataatgaaaaaatggctattccaatatagagatttatataaatggaataactaaaagttaaattcatcttacattcatcaaaaatgtactttaatttaactattgTGCTCTTAGCCCATCCTGGCTTTCGACAAGGATTCGTGTGGTACTGTATCTGTCTGTAGCGGTTTTGCAGTGGGCTGAGTTGTCTTGTCTGCCTGGTAAACGGTATTGTTCTGTTCAAAGTTTCGGGCACCAAGTTGAGTGAGATACAATATCCTACACCAAATCTCATGGAACCTAACGAGTAACAAAcagtgatttgaaaaaaaataatgttatattcgaaaatatgtaaatatcgtataattatttttaaaaaaataaaatttattattaaaatattaatttttttatataaattttatatttatttactgttttaaaataattatataatatttatacatttacgattataaatatatatatacttttttttttttaaataactgggAAATATGATATTGCCAGTTTGAGTAGTTTAGAGGGTTTAGATTTTGACGAGTGCGGAGATGGGATCAAAGTACAAAAAGCAGCTGTGaggatttctttctttcttaacaGGTGGACTTTCTGGCAGCGTATAGGAAAGGGAAAGGGCAGTGGTGCGTTGGTTTGGGTGTTGGGTAACGTGCTCATGGGCCAGGAGTAGTGGGAACACGTCAGTGTCAGCGAGTCACGACAAGGTATCAAATGCCTAGATCTGCATCATCACCGCCCAAAACCGAGCCCCCAGAACCTACCAGGCCCGGTCAGCCCTCCCTGCTGGGACTCTTCTGCTTCACTTGCACGCACCCTCTCTCTGTCAACTGAACGAcgtttttgaaattttcattgATGTTACCGATGCCTCTGGGTGAAACCATACTGCACTGTTTACTAAgattagaatataaaaataaaagtgagataaaatattattttttaatatttttattatttaaaaatttaaaaaaattaaattgtatattatatattatacaaaaatttaaaaaaattaagactaatgaaataaaataaaataaaatattttcactaacTAAATAGATTTAAAGACTAACACGagtctctttttttattttttctctcatttttatgtgatttgatTTTACTATCAAGTTGCACATTTGGATTCCGTTTAGAATTTAGATTGAATAACTATTAATTcagtttaatctaattttaaattaaatataatatctaaatatttaacttttaaatcattatatttattttaattcaaaatttttttacacgtgtaatctataattttttttaacttaatatatttttacatacaggattcacaattttttcaactttctataatacatctgaaatcattttaaagtctaaatatatctaaacttattttaagtgtattCTACAAAACTCGTCTCACCATTTCAActcaatactatttataaagaattcaacttatctcaattcaacttaacatccaaacaacgataataaagaagaattgagaatattctcataaagaaaattgaagttttgacttttgaaaattgtgaaatcatcgctttgttttaaattgacaatataagtgataattttatatgcTATTAGTTctcaatttaaatattagtctatttcttattttatttaattaaatattttatactttGGATTCACTTCTTAAGAAGAAAATTTGGCCTAcacacaataataaatattaataatataaaataaataattagatcaaTCGTTTTCTATCaacttcaattttttagaattatgtggtaatttcataataataaatttttattttcttaatgcGATTTTACTTCTAAGCTGCACACACCCTCGAGTCTATGCATCCCCAACAAACAAAAAGTCTCGTACTTAAGAAAGTTTtgatattgtttaaaaaaaaaaaattatagatcgaGGTATCTTTTTcaccaatttataaataaagtatTCAATGCGttgatttgtaaatagattttttttcaccttttaGGATTTCTCATCTGTCTATCATTGTTATATGATCTATACACGTGTGTTTAAACGTGATgtgtatacatttttttttgggttgaacagttttttgtttgaaaactcAAATTCAATACTAGATTCCTGtcattctcaatatatatatttttttaccagtattattattattttggaaacgTTGGATGTAATTGGAAAGGATGTTACTATCATTcctctattattttaaaagagatCTGGATAGTGAGttgtgatgaaaaaaaattaaaagttgaataatatattatttttattttaaaatttaaaaaaattaaattattatttatatttatatgaaaattttaaaaaattataactattaGAAAGCTTTTTGCATTCAAACCTCCTTTTTTAACTGTTTTGAATTCAAAGATTGCTCTTTGTATAGGCTCAATTCAATATAACTgttttaaacagaatctcacCGACTAGTAATACTGGCCTACTATCAGTCCCTTTGACAGTTGGTTGTCagtatttagaaataattttagatgagttgaataaaatattattattattttaatatttaaaaaaattaaattatttattatattttatataaaaattttaaaaaattataataataaaataaaatgaattgagatgagttaatgtgaattttaaatataaaatttgagcTTGTTTAAGCCGAGTCAAACGGGCCAACTCGGCCGACAGGGTCCAGCCCGTAATTTGTAATCGGCCCAAAGTTCAAAACCCCAGACCATCATCAAACACTTTCACCACGCGTCGTAAAACTATGCTTCAAAGCCCAAGCTTActtggtatttttatttatattattattattcttcctCATTATCCACTTCCGATTCTCAGATTAAAACGGCAAGATCCCAAGGTCGCTTTTCGCTCCCAATGGCGCTTCTCAACGTCTCCTTCGCCTGTAGCCCTCACGTCTCAAATCCACACCCTCGTTATtcttgctctctctccctctgtcCTACGCTCCAGGTAGATTGAATTACACATCTGTTTTCCTCCTCGCAACATGTCCCTCTACTGCTCGACTGTCGCCGCGCCTTGGCTAATTCtcgttcttttttttatagaaacagGTGCCGAAGAAGCCACGGACGGCTCCTCGGAATCTGATTCTGTTGTCGTTGGGCGAATCGGCGTCCAAGGCAAGCTTGCTGGCTCTCCTCTCTGCTTCTCTCTTCTTGGCTGATCCCGCACTCGCATTCAAGGGAGGAGGTCCGTACGGTCAAGAGGTGACGAGGGGACAAGATCTGACTGGCAAGGACTTCAGCGGCAAGACTTTGATCAGCCAGGACTTCAAGACGgtctctgtttttttattttccggCCGCACATGAATATGTTTGTCGTAATCCGTTTTGTCTATATAATGTGCGATTTGTTTTGcatatttattcatttgtttgtgtttttttttcagtcTATACTGAGGCAAGCAAATTTTAAAGGCTCAAAGTTACTTGGTGCGAGCTTCTTCGATGCAGATTTAACAGGTATTTAATTCTTCATTGTGTTCTTACACTATTGTCTTTGAGTATCTTAGATTCGCAGATATTCTTCGGAAAATTTGTTAGGATGCATGCTCCAATACAACTTTAAGTACTGTGTGATAATGTAGGCAGGGTGAGACAACTTGGAAGAGTTGTAGTATTCGATTACTAAGCCATAAGTGCAAAGTATAATCACAATCAAATTGAATTAATTGATGATGATACAGTCTTACTTTGACAGTcaaattattctattttgtagatttataatcattatttagTTCCTTTTTTATCTCTACAAAGGGGCTGATCTTTCGGACGCTGATCTCAGAGGTGTAGATTTTTCCTTGGCAAATGTGACTAAGGTATCTTGATTCGATATTTTGGCGTCTGGTTCAATTTCTCTAGGAAATACTAGTTGCAATGTTTGTGTCCGTTCTCCCTCCGAGTATGTTGTGTTTGTGAGAACCACTTTCTTCAGGCCAACCTGAGCAATGCTAACTTGGAAGGTGCTCTGGCTACGGGAAATACATCTTTCAAGGGATCAAAAATAACAGGGGCTGGTATGTAGAAACTCTGCTTAACATTGTTTTCTTAGAGTTGATGTCAGATTTGGCCAATTCAATTGAGAGGGAATGAATGAATCGTTTTTGACTGATTTTTCCCGAGTTTGCTCAGATTTCACGGATGTTCCATTGAGAGAAGATCAACGAGAATACCTATGCAAAGTTGCAGACGGGTAAATATATAGTTTCCTTTATATTTGCGTTCTCAACTATTGGCTTTATTCATTATTAACCGCATTTTTGTTATCAGGGTGAATCCAACAACTGGAAACGCAACGCGTGAGACACTGCtatgcaattaattaataatattcgaTTGCCCCCAGTAAACCATCACGTTTAAACATGGGGAGCGGATTTGCTGCTTCTGTAAGAGGCTGGCTAAGAGCTCCAGTTTTCGTGGGGTTGAATTTGATGCTGATTTATTGTAACGATTGTATCATATTACTAACAGTAGCACTATCTAATGATTGAATTTAATATCATATGGTTGAGGGTATTACTTGGGagtataaaattgaatttaatatcATATGGTTGTGGGAAAGAGAGGAAAGATGGAGGAAGGGAGTAAAAGCAGAGGGCAGGGGTTAACATTGTGCATTATGATTTATATATTGCTTCTACACAAACCGGAAGAAACAGCGATGAAAATCGATCGGCGGTCCTGGTATTATAATTTCCTTCTAAGAAactaaatctcatttattttttttaatcttttttgctACAGTTGTTATTTAAAGCAACGGCAGAAGTCCAGGTACTTGAGAAAAGTTTCAAGCCGAAGAACACTTCGATATAATGATGGGTAAATACTACAAAGAAGTGAAGCGGAAATTTTTAGGTTATGTACATTCATTAGCCAAGCTGATACAAAAATTACAGGCAATTTTCATTTGGTGAAACAGGGCCTCCCTCCTGTTTGACCCGCTCATACTATGCTGCCTTGGAATCTTGATCGGGGAACACCTCAGATTGCAACGATAGAGAGATGTTATTTACATGTAGCCATGTTGTCTCCCACAAGCAATCTCCACCTAATGTCGTAATGCACTCCTCTGCACAAGCACGCCTCTTGATTTCAGAACAACCAGTGTTCTTCAGGAGCTCGAGAACTAGCTCCTGAAGCTTGTCGCTTCTCTTCCCTCTAGTTTAACCTTCGAATATTTTTCCATTCGGCTGAGAACACCCAACCATAGTTTTCTTAATGTAGTCAGCTGTGAGAGATCATTAACTGTAAAAACACTTTTGAAAAGGGTTTCATGGCAAGGGTGAGGGTGCCCCATGTTTCGATAGTCCTTTTGAGAGTGCCCCTCAAGCAACGTGAagatcatcatatcaaaacattgGAACCACAAACCACGCGGAAGGTGGATCTCAGCCACTTCTGTTAAGCATTTTTGCATTGATAAATAGCATGATTTCTAACTTCTTCTCTCTAGTCCAGACAAACCTTCCTTCGTCCCTGTAAAAGCCTCAACCACATCTCCCCAATATTCTGAGACGTTTTCAAAGCTTCCTCCTCCCCATTGCTTCCTTGGCCTGACTCGTCCACCTTGCTAAACAATTCACAGAACCTGCCATGAGATCAATTGCACAAACAGACCTTTCTGCCTGTACTTAGCAAACTCCCTTGACGTATGTACACAAAGCACATAATTGTCTGGAAACAAGTGAGCTCCATCATACATTTATGAATAACAGTGCATCAAATTCTACTATAGAAGAATTCAAGTTATCGACTCATGATGGAAAGTAGGGATGTAATCGTACGCCACCCCAATTGGGATCTGATGTGACAGGCATTTGCTTTCACAAGGCAACTGACTTCCTGTGTAATTTGCTCACAATACGCCTCAGCAACCCGGGCATCAAGCTTCAAAACAAGTTGCAGTGACCTTAAAAGTTCGTCAGCAAGGTTCTCTTTGTAGGGAAGCAGCCATTGGCAAATCCGAAGGAGCCCAAAACGGCTTTTTCCACGAGGGCACAAGGGATTGAAGTAGACTGTACGATATTGTATATGTGCTCATAAGCACCCTTCCAAAGAAGCACGCTCTGATCCCTATTAGTCAGGGTAATAGCAATCAGCAATTCCGGGCAGAAAACTGCTCTGCTGTATCTTCATCCTCGGGAGAGCTGTTCCCTTTCTGAGGTCGCTCAGCCAGCCCAAATGAGTGCTCGTGCAAGCCGCAACAGAGATTTAGCTTGCAGAAACTTACTTTTGGTAAATATGCTTATCAATGTGGCACTTTTGAATTGTCTGAAGGGTGCGTTGATGAGTAGCAAGTTGTTATTCAGTAGGTTGGAATCTTGGCTCCTCTGTATCAAGTGATAAGAGCTGACTGAACGGGCCAATTAATCCAGAGGATCTCCTAGTCCAACCTGTGCGGATGTAATCATCATACCTATTGGCAATAGTGAAAACCACTACAGTTGACATTCTTGCTTCCATGTCATTGCCAAAGGCCAACACAAGTTCCTCAATAGATGACGGATTCAAGAGAATGGTGAACTTATAGAGGGAGACGACTAGATCATCCAGTACGTCTTCTAGATGATGGCATGCAGAAATCTTTGCAACTGCTAAGAATCCATCTATACAAGTTTGGAAAACCTCTTCATGTTCTGCATGATCAAATTCTAAAGATATAGCAGCAACTGTTGGGCCGGACGAACATTATAGCAAACATATTATTGTCAAGGTAgcagaatttttctttcctgaAAGCTGGCACCTTGCTCTGGGGTTGTGCGGATTTCATTCTGTtaggaggtggcttgaatcagatggaacagtgcatgtgtcgtaggttcgctagagcgaagtcagacagagagtctcgctcaagcatcgctcgagattcagctcgagcaatatgaagtcagagagcttcgctcgacactcgctcgacactcagctcgagcgagttcaagtcagagagtttcgagagcttcgctcaaccCTCGCTCGACAAGCAGCTCGAGCGGtatccaagtcagagagcttcgctcgacactcagctcgagcgagttcaagtcagagagtttcgagagcttcgctcaaccTTCGCTCAACAAGCAGCTCGAGCGGtattcaagtcagagagcttcgctcgaccatCGCTCGAgtgttggcttgagcgaagtacagaaaacctacgttcgctcgacactcgctcgagtattcgctcgagccaatgttcacagaagtgaacattactgttcctataaataccaaacggcgcccacttcCCTTTACaacttcagaaatcacttttttcacttgtttttagtgttttcttgagagagaagttatagagtgagttttgagagataacttccttgtgaagttttgttgtattcatctgtactccatctttgttgatagtgaaatctccgataccgaccccaccagtggacgtaggctcattttgagtcgaaccacttaattcttggtgttctttctgtgtgattgtcatcttttctttcgtttagttccgctactatacttcgagttagtcttagatctacagttattcccaacacaTTCATGCAAATTGAGGCAGTTCAGTTCAGTTCAACACCAATACATCTCGACGGATGGACGGAgttcacaaaaaaattgattCCGGGATTcgttttatacttttgtacaaattttttaatatttataattgaaaaaatagaaaagcaaacaattttaaagaaaaatctatttaccatcattttattattatcttctcAAAATCTCTTGACGTGGCATTAAATAATAGAtctaagtaaaatataataaataatttacaatcatgatatgaaataatgaaaagatgatgataaaagagatgatgagtaacattgctctaattttaaagtttaaaagtttGGTGTAAATatctgatttaaaaatattttagatgataagatatatggttttagatgggttgaataaaatattgttagaattttattttttaatattattattgttttgaaatttgaaaaagttgaattatttattatattttgtgtgagaatttgaaaaaattgtaatgatgagatgagatgaaatgaaatggtttcTGTATTCAAACGAGCCCTAAAAATTACCACGCTCTAATCTACTTCGTTTAATACAAAGAGAAATGTTAGTATGCCACCTGAATTTACTCCtttattttgaccaatcatatatttttttttatttcttttacctaatgattaagaaaataacttattgatgtatttttttattttttaaaaatatttaagtatgttaaaaaatatgaaaataaaaataattaaataaaaagacaaatttgTGCTTACGGCACCTCCAACGATTATTGCTGGACGGCAGTCTAGCACTactctaatacaaaatatacaaacgaGCCTTATTAGGTACAAATAGTTTAACGTATCAAACCGAGTACCAacacttacataattttttttattaaaaagaaaaacaaaagaagaaaattttgagagaagaataaaGTTCTCTattttacgaaaattatttttaaatttaattcacactattttattaaatagataTCTTATACATTAATATTGATACGTGATTTAATATGTGAACTCGTTTGTTAGAAAATTTTTCTGTACAAAAAATCCTCCTAATCGAGAGAGATAACAAAAGAGAACAAATTGTGTTTGGTGAGGGGGGCTGAGAAGTCGGCATGTCCAGTCATTATTCAAAAGTGAATTGGGAGTATTTAGGACCCATTTATCTTTTGGGCCTAACTGGTCCGAGTCGACTTCTATTCAATTTGTTTGTTCTCTGGGTCATTATCGAGGCTGATTGGGACCCATTATCGTTTGGGCTAACTAACCGATCCAAATAAGCCCGTTTTCTTGAAGTAGTCCTGAGCGAATCGACTAATTAATTAGCTAATTGCTTTTTTTCCcctaaaaaccaaaacatatgCATAAGAATTGCCTTTATATTACTTTCCTCGTATGATGTTTTCATTGATCCCCATTAGCAAAACTTTAACTTATTTGGAggatataagtttataactgttaaaagttttttttctaaactaaagtttattttattttcacaaccattctcatatcattcatttattaattattataattttttcaaattttcatataaaataaaataaacaattcaacttttataaatcttaaaaaatatatattacaccaatattttattcaatttttaacttttatctcaattcatctcatctcat
This window of the Juglans regia cultivar Chandler chromosome 12, Walnut 2.0, whole genome shotgun sequence genome carries:
- the LOC108983356 gene encoding thylakoid lumenal 15 kDa protein 1, chloroplastic isoform X2; translated protein: MALLNVSFACSPHVSNPHPRYSCSLSLCPTLQVPKKPRTAPRNLILLSLGESASKASLLALLSASLFLADPALAFKGGGPYGQEVTRGQDLTGKDFSGKTLISQDFKTSILRQANFKGSKLLGASFFDADLTGADLSDADLRGVDFSLANVTKANLSNANLEGALATGNTSFKGSKITGADFTDVPLREDQREYLCKVADGVNPTTGNATRETLLCN
- the LOC108983356 gene encoding thylakoid lumenal 15 kDa protein 1, chloroplastic isoform X1, which codes for MALLNVSFACSPHVSNPHPRYSCSLSLCPTLQKQVPKKPRTAPRNLILLSLGESASKASLLALLSASLFLADPALAFKGGGPYGQEVTRGQDLTGKDFSGKTLISQDFKTSILRQANFKGSKLLGASFFDADLTGADLSDADLRGVDFSLANVTKANLSNANLEGALATGNTSFKGSKITGADFTDVPLREDQREYLCKVADGVNPTTGNATRETLLCN